In one window of Shewanella goraebulensis DNA:
- the fliF gene encoding flagellar basal-body MS-ring/collar protein FliF, translating to MSSFGSADFMRQITMILALAVCLVLAVFMMIWAQEPEFRPLGQMETNEMIQVLDVLDKNKIAYKISGDVVSIPEDKYQNVKLLLGRAGVEASSQPTDYLSKDSGFGVSQRMEQARLKQSQEVNLARVIEELKSVTRAKVILALPKENVFARNKSKPSATVVVSVRRGSLGQEEIDSIVDIVASAVQGLDPTRVTVTDSNGRLLNSGSQDAASSRARREQELVQQKESEYRNKVDSILMPILGPENFTSQVDVNMDFTAVEQTAKRFSPDLPAIRSEMTVERNSSGQSMGGIPGALSNQPPMESDIPQEAGAAETTSTTGDSHREATRNFELDTTISHTRQQVGQVRRVSVSVAVDYKPGPVDENGVVTRIPRTEQELTNIRRLLEGAMGFTSQRGDTLEVVTVPFMDQLIEALPEPELWEQPWFWRAVRLVLGAFLVLVLILFVIRPMLNKLLKTNDVEMPEEARLGHELAEIEDQYAADTLGMLNTNQADYSYADDGSIQIPNLHKDDDMIKSIRALVANEPELSTQVIKSWLQDDGK from the coding sequence ATGAGTTCTTTTGGTAGTGCTGATTTTATGCGTCAAATTACTATGATCTTGGCATTAGCCGTGTGTTTAGTATTGGCTGTATTTATGATGATATGGGCGCAAGAACCAGAGTTTAGACCTTTAGGGCAAATGGAAACTAACGAAATGATCCAAGTACTGGACGTTTTGGATAAAAATAAAATTGCTTATAAAATTTCTGGTGATGTGGTTAGTATTCCTGAAGACAAATACCAAAATGTGAAATTATTATTAGGTCGTGCGGGTGTAGAAGCGTCAAGCCAACCAACAGATTATTTAAGCAAAGATAGCGGTTTTGGTGTGAGCCAACGAATGGAACAAGCCCGTTTAAAGCAAAGCCAAGAAGTTAATTTAGCGAGAGTGATTGAAGAGCTAAAAAGTGTTACCCGCGCCAAAGTGATTCTAGCCTTACCAAAAGAGAATGTATTTGCGCGCAACAAGTCAAAGCCAAGTGCGACAGTGGTTGTCAGTGTTCGTCGCGGTAGTCTAGGGCAAGAAGAAATCGATTCGATAGTTGATATTGTTGCTTCTGCTGTACAAGGTTTAGATCCTACGAGAGTTACCGTTACTGACTCAAATGGGCGTTTACTCAATTCAGGTAGCCAAGATGCGGCTTCTTCTAGAGCCCGTCGTGAACAAGAGCTGGTTCAACAGAAAGAATCAGAGTATCGCAATAAAGTTGACTCAATTTTAATGCCGATTTTAGGCCCTGAGAATTTCACTTCTCAAGTTGACGTCAACATGGACTTTACCGCGGTAGAGCAAACCGCTAAGCGTTTCTCGCCAGATTTACCTGCGATTCGTAGTGAAATGACAGTTGAGCGTAATTCATCTGGTCAATCGATGGGCGGTATACCTGGGGCATTATCAAACCAGCCGCCAATGGAATCTGATATTCCTCAAGAAGCCGGAGCAGCAGAAACAACTTCAACAACCGGAGATAGTCACCGCGAAGCCACAAGAAATTTTGAATTGGATACCACTATTAGTCATACACGTCAGCAAGTTGGGCAGGTTAGACGAGTGAGTGTGTCAGTCGCAGTTGATTATAAACCAGGGCCTGTTGATGAAAATGGTGTGGTAACAAGAATACCGAGAACCGAACAAGAATTGACAAATATTCGACGCTTGCTAGAAGGTGCAATGGGCTTTACAAGTCAGCGCGGGGATACCTTAGAAGTAGTGACAGTACCATTTATGGATCAGCTTATTGAAGCTTTACCTGAGCCTGAACTCTGGGAGCAGCCTTGGTTCTGGCGCGCTGTCAGACTGGTACTCGGTGCGTTTTTAGTTTTAGTGCTCATATTGTTTGTTATTCGCCCTATGCTGAATAAATTGCTGAAAACAAATGATGTTGAAATGCCTGAAGAAGCACGTTTGGGTCATGAGCTTGCTGAGATTGAAGATCAATATGCAGCAGACACTTTAGGGATGCTTAATACTAATCAAGCTGATTACAGTTATGCAGACGATGGCTCAATTCAAATACCTAATCTGCATAAAGATGATGATATGATTAAATCAATTCGGGCTTTAGTAGCAAATGAACCTGAACTTTCTACCCAAGTAATTAAGAGTTGGTTACAAGACGATGGCAAATGA
- the fliS gene encoding flagellar export chaperone FliS — protein MRGSIKSYRKVSLDSEIAVASPHRIIQMMFDGALLRLAQSRYAIETQDLQGKGVAINKAIGIINGLNNSLNMDVKDSVASNLSDLYDFMLRRISEANMNNDVKAIDDVTGILRTIKEGWDAIPQDMHQMTSEAS, from the coding sequence ATGAGAGGCTCAATAAAATCATACCGCAAAGTATCTCTAGATAGTGAGATTGCTGTTGCTTCCCCACATCGTATTATTCAAATGATGTTCGATGGTGCTTTATTGCGTTTAGCTCAAAGTCGCTACGCAATTGAAACTCAAGATTTACAAGGCAAAGGTGTTGCAATCAATAAAGCCATTGGGATTATTAATGGCCTAAATAATAGCTTGAACATGGATGTAAAAGACTCCGTAGCCAGTAATTTGAGTGATTTATATGACTTTATGTTACGCCGTATTTCAGAAGCCAATATGAATAACGATGTAAAAGCCATTGATGATGTAACAGGCATTCTGCGAACCATTAAAGAAGGTTGGGATGCTATTCCCCAAGATATGCATCAAATGACTTCAGAAGCTAGCTGA
- a CDS encoding sigma-54 dependent transcriptional regulator, with translation MMQIEQRILIVAEPSERVSRLCCIFEFLDEKYHVITTDDLASLTRESRFRALVIDTESVPAEFIKDVQSSIPWQPVLLIGSLDINGANILGTIDEPVNYPQLTELLHFCQVYGQAKQPQIPTSANQTKLFRSLVGRSEGIANVRHLISQVACSDATVLVLGQSGTGKEVVARNIHYMSERRDGPFIPVNCGAIPPELLESELFGHEKGSFTGAISTRKGRFELAENGTLFLDEIGDMPLQMQVKLLRVLQEKVFERVGGSKTITTDVRVVAATHRDLETMITDNLFREDLYYRLNVFPIEMPSLRERRDDVPLLLQELVSRVFNEGRGKIRFTQRAIESLKEHNWSGNVRELSNLVERLTILFPGGLVDVNDLPRKYRYIDVPEYCVEISEEQQERDALASIFNDDEPIEIPETRFPSELPPEGVNLKDLLAELEIDMIRQALEQQDNVVARAAEMLGIRRTTLVEKMRKYGMGKD, from the coding sequence ATGATGCAAATAGAACAACGAATTTTAATTGTTGCTGAACCTTCTGAGCGTGTATCTCGTCTTTGTTGTATTTTTGAATTCTTAGATGAAAAATATCATGTCATTACGACAGATGACCTTGCTTCGTTAACACGCGAATCTCGTTTCAGAGCTTTGGTCATTGATACTGAATCTGTTCCTGCTGAATTTATTAAAGATGTTCAGTCTTCAATACCTTGGCAACCTGTATTGTTAATTGGCTCTCTAGATATTAATGGCGCCAATATTCTAGGTACAATCGATGAACCGGTTAATTATCCACAGTTAACTGAGCTACTTCATTTTTGTCAGGTATATGGTCAAGCCAAACAACCTCAAATACCCACTAGCGCGAACCAAACAAAGTTATTTAGATCTCTTGTTGGACGAAGCGAAGGCATTGCCAATGTTCGCCACCTAATAAGTCAAGTTGCTTGTTCTGATGCCACAGTGCTAGTGTTGGGCCAATCCGGTACAGGTAAAGAAGTGGTCGCGCGTAATATTCATTATATGTCTGAGCGTCGTGATGGGCCTTTTATTCCAGTCAATTGTGGTGCTATTCCTCCTGAGTTGCTAGAAAGTGAACTTTTCGGTCATGAAAAAGGTTCTTTCACAGGCGCTATATCGACTCGTAAAGGGCGCTTTGAACTAGCAGAAAATGGTACCTTATTCTTAGATGAAATTGGCGATATGCCGCTGCAAATGCAAGTTAAATTACTGCGTGTTTTGCAGGAAAAGGTTTTTGAAAGAGTTGGTGGTTCAAAAACCATTACTACCGATGTCAGAGTGGTTGCGGCGACTCATCGAGATTTAGAAACGATGATTACCGACAACTTATTCCGTGAAGACCTTTATTATCGTTTAAATGTGTTTCCTATTGAAATGCCATCACTCAGAGAGCGACGTGATGATGTGCCACTATTATTACAAGAACTCGTCAGCAGAGTATTTAATGAAGGCCGCGGAAAAATCCGTTTCACTCAACGCGCGATAGAGTCATTAAAGGAACATAACTGGTCTGGAAATGTCCGCGAACTATCGAATTTAGTTGAAAGATTAACGATTTTATTTCCAGGTGGTCTTGTTGATGTTAATGACTTACCTCGAAAATATCGTTACATAGATGTACCTGAATACTGTGTTGAAATTAGTGAAGAACAACAGGAACGCGATGCATTAGCGTCAATTTTCAACGATGATGAACCGATTGAAATTCCTGAGACACGCTTTCCAAGTGAATTACCGCCAGAGGGTGTAAATCTTAAAGATTTGTTGGCCGAATTAGAAATAGATATGATTCGCCAGGCACTAGAACAACAAGATAATGTGGTTGCTAGAGCTGCTGAAATGCTGGGCATTCGAAGAACAACACTTGTTGAAAAAATGCGAAAGTATGGAATGGGCAAAGATTAA
- the fliI gene encoding flagellar protein export ATPase FliI, whose amino-acid sequence MQNRQHQLLNKLKVQSQKVNPLRPVASGQLVRVVGLTLEATGCRAPVGSLCSIETMAGELVAEVVGFDDELLYLMPVDELRGVLPGARVQPLGEQSGLNVGLSLLGRVLDGSGMPLDGLGPLNTDQQASRHAPPINPLARRAISEPLDVGVRAINAMLTVGKGQRMGLFAGSGVGKSVLLGMMTRGTTADIIVVGLVGERGREVKEFIEEILGEEGRARSVVVAAPADTSPLMRLRACETSTRIAEYFRDLGYNVLLLMDSLTRYAQAQREVALAVGEPPATKGYPPSVFAKLPRLVERAGNGGPGQGSITAFYTVLTEGDDQQDPIADASRAILDGHIVLSRTLADSGHYPAIDIEQSISRVAPMVISPEHLESMRLVKQMYSTYQQNRDLISIGAYSQGSDPRIDNAIRLQPAMNAFLRQGFKDVISFNDSQTMVGQIAAQCK is encoded by the coding sequence ATGCAAAACCGTCAACATCAGCTACTGAATAAACTTAAAGTTCAAAGTCAAAAAGTAAATCCTCTAAGACCGGTAGCGAGTGGTCAGCTAGTACGAGTAGTAGGCTTAACGCTCGAAGCCACTGGCTGTAGAGCGCCCGTAGGCAGTTTATGCTCTATTGAAACGATGGCGGGGGAACTAGTTGCTGAAGTGGTAGGTTTTGATGACGAACTATTATACTTGATGCCTGTTGATGAATTAAGAGGTGTTTTACCTGGTGCTAGAGTGCAACCACTAGGTGAGCAATCAGGTTTAAATGTTGGATTAAGTTTACTTGGGAGAGTGCTCGATGGTAGTGGCATGCCCCTTGATGGTTTAGGACCGTTAAATACAGATCAACAAGCCTCTCGTCATGCGCCGCCAATTAACCCTTTAGCAAGAAGAGCTATATCAGAACCCTTAGATGTAGGGGTTCGAGCAATTAATGCCATGCTCACTGTGGGTAAAGGGCAACGTATGGGGTTGTTTGCAGGCTCTGGCGTGGGTAAAAGTGTGTTATTAGGCATGATGACCCGTGGAACAACAGCTGACATCATTGTTGTAGGGTTAGTCGGTGAACGTGGCCGTGAGGTGAAAGAGTTTATTGAAGAAATTCTAGGTGAAGAAGGACGTGCACGCTCAGTTGTTGTTGCAGCGCCTGCCGATACCTCACCATTAATGCGTCTTCGAGCGTGTGAAACCTCTACTAGAATTGCTGAGTATTTTCGAGATTTAGGTTACAACGTCTTATTATTAATGGATAGCTTAACCCGTTATGCTCAAGCCCAACGTGAAGTTGCACTGGCAGTTGGTGAGCCGCCAGCCACCAAAGGTTATCCGCCTTCAGTTTTTGCTAAGTTACCTCGCTTAGTGGAACGTGCGGGTAATGGTGGGCCTGGACAAGGTTCCATTACTGCATTTTATACAGTTTTAACAGAAGGTGATGATCAGCAAGATCCTATTGCAGATGCTTCTAGGGCTATTTTGGATGGGCATATCGTTTTATCCAGAACCCTGGCTGATTCTGGTCATTATCCAGCTATCGATATTGAACAGTCGATTAGCCGTGTTGCGCCGATGGTCATTTCGCCAGAGCACCTAGAGTCGATGCGTTTAGTAAAGCAAATGTACTCTACATATCAACAAAACCGCGACTTGATTTCAATTGGTGCCTATTCTCAAGGTAGCGATCCTCGTATCGATAACGCCATTAGATTACAGCCTGCAATGAACGCGTTTTTAAGGCAAGGTTTTAAAGACGTTATTTCATTTAATGATAGCCAAACAATGGTTGGGCAAATCGCTGCCCAATGTAAATAA
- a CDS encoding sensor histidine kinase, with protein MFFGHSSSAQTMVEPSSLAEAMSTEVQLSNDSNRNVSKKSESFVIRSATVKTEVNRDNAEHIGRSTPQKAANMSNQMAHILQAMPSGVVIINGDGLVTLANPVATELLGRPLQGAKWFDIINRAFSPQEDDGHEVSLRNGRRVKLAITPLTPEPGQLIVLTDLTETRLLQKNLSHLQRLSALGKMVATLAHQVRTPLSAAMLYASNLASPKLNDTARKRFQTKLVDRLNELERQVNDMLLMAKNKQDDASEPMIAEDIIEPVLASCEPIAENKQCKLNYFNNSNEQILANGNALSSAINNLVMNSLEANATEIRIITASSGTHIHIDVIDNGKGLAAEMQQQILEPFFTTKSQGTGLGLAVVQTVVRNHNGTVQVSSQPNKGCLIRLSFPIYQAIKPQAAELAAKESINSEPLTAKLTGVETSHG; from the coding sequence ATGTTTTTCGGGCACAGCAGTTCAGCACAAACTATGGTAGAGCCAAGCTCCCTAGCTGAAGCTATGAGTACAGAGGTTCAACTTTCTAATGATAGTAATAGAAACGTCTCTAAAAAATCTGAGAGTTTCGTTATTCGTTCTGCAACCGTCAAAACGGAAGTTAACAGAGATAATGCTGAACATATCGGACGTTCAACACCGCAAAAGGCGGCGAATATGTCGAATCAAATGGCACACATTCTTCAAGCAATGCCATCTGGGGTTGTGATTATTAATGGCGATGGCTTAGTCACTTTGGCTAACCCAGTAGCAACTGAACTTCTAGGCCGACCATTACAAGGGGCTAAATGGTTCGATATCATTAATCGTGCCTTCTCTCCTCAAGAAGACGACGGACATGAAGTCTCACTTAGAAATGGTCGGAGAGTAAAACTCGCTATTACTCCTCTAACGCCTGAACCTGGGCAATTAATAGTCTTAACCGATTTAACCGAGACTCGTCTATTGCAAAAGAACTTGTCTCATCTGCAACGTTTGTCAGCGCTAGGTAAGATGGTAGCGACGTTGGCACATCAGGTGAGAACGCCATTGTCCGCTGCGATGTTGTACGCATCAAACCTTGCGAGTCCCAAACTAAACGATACTGCTAGAAAACGCTTTCAAACTAAGCTAGTTGACAGATTAAATGAGCTTGAGCGTCAAGTGAATGACATGTTGTTAATGGCAAAAAATAAACAAGATGATGCTTCTGAACCTATGATAGCAGAGGATATTATTGAACCTGTTTTAGCAAGTTGTGAACCCATTGCAGAGAATAAACAATGTAAGCTAAATTACTTCAACAATAGCAACGAGCAAATACTAGCGAATGGAAATGCGTTAAGTTCTGCAATTAATAATTTAGTGATGAATAGCTTGGAAGCTAATGCAACTGAAATTAGGATTATCACGGCTTCATCAGGTACTCATATTCATATCGATGTGATTGATAATGGCAAAGGGTTAGCTGCGGAAATGCAGCAACAAATTTTGGAGCCATTTTTTACCACTAAAAGTCAAGGAACCGGCTTAGGACTTGCTGTGGTGCAAACCGTGGTTAGAAACCATAATGGGACAGTACAAGTTTCATCACAACCTAATAAAGGGTGTTTGATAAGACTTTCATTTCCGATTTATCAAGCAATAAAACCACAAGCGGCCGAACTTGCCGCGAAAGAATCTATTAATAGTGAACCTTTAACTGCAAAGTTGACAGGTGTGGAGACATCACATGGTTGA
- the fliE gene encoding flagellar hook-basal body complex protein FliE — translation MQISSNPFLQEMQSLRGEISPNLRSPMQPEMIQKVGNTSGADFGELLSQAVGGVTELQKNSANLATRLEMGDSTVTLSDTVIAREKSGVAFEATVQVRNKLVEAYKEIMSMPV, via the coding sequence ATGCAGATTAGCTCGAACCCTTTCTTACAAGAGATGCAATCTCTTCGCGGTGAAATTTCACCTAATCTTCGTTCTCCAATGCAACCGGAAATGATCCAAAAAGTTGGCAATACTTCAGGTGCTGACTTTGGAGAATTGCTTTCTCAGGCGGTTGGTGGTGTGACAGAGTTGCAAAAAAACTCTGCCAACTTAGCCACCCGTTTAGAAATGGGGGACTCGACTGTGACCTTATCAGATACCGTAATTGCTCGAGAAAAATCTGGTGTGGCTTTTGAAGCGACAGTACAGGTAAGAAATAAGCTTGTAGAAGCTTATAAAGAAATTATGAGCATGCCTGTTTAG
- the fliJ gene encoding flagellar export protein FliJ translates to MRRADPLLTVLKINKEAEEQAALQLKSAQLEQQKCQGQLDALNNYRLEYMKQMGDTQGKTLSASEYHSFHEFIKQVDQALIQQVNAVKEAEKQTGYRQVHWQEKQQKRKAVEMLLDKNALKAQLIENKREQKASDEFAMQQFIRKTPR, encoded by the coding sequence ATGCGCCGCGCAGACCCTTTACTAACAGTCTTAAAAATAAATAAAGAAGCAGAAGAGCAAGCTGCCTTGCAATTAAAGTCGGCTCAGTTAGAGCAGCAAAAGTGCCAAGGTCAGCTTGATGCATTAAATAATTATCGCCTTGAATACATGAAGCAAATGGGGGATACCCAAGGGAAAACCTTAAGTGCCAGTGAATATCACTCTTTTCATGAGTTCATTAAGCAAGTCGATCAAGCCCTTATTCAACAAGTCAATGCTGTAAAAGAAGCGGAAAAGCAAACTGGTTATCGTCAAGTGCATTGGCAAGAAAAACAACAAAAGCGTAAAGCGGTAGAAATGCTGCTCGATAAAAACGCATTGAAAGCGCAGTTGATTGAAAATAAACGTGAACAAAAAGCCTCAGATGAATTTGCCATGCAGCAATTCATTCGCAAAACACCTCGATAG
- the fliH gene encoding flagellar assembly protein FliH — translation MTESKTKKSIENDDLDFSHWQLPDVTEEQTDSPSNLFGHLGSQNSPAQTDEKPLLPPTMAEIEQIRVEAEQEGFEQGKIEGHNQGLEQGKLEGLEQGHAEGFAQGEQQGYEVGQVKANEVLERLTQLVQQFEQPLMLLDAEIEAEVLNLAINLAKSIVGHELKTHPEHILSVLRQGVDSLPIKDQQVKLRLHPDDATLVTELYSDAQLQKNHWDIEADPSLNPGDCIINSLRSSVDLRVEERMRQVLHELQEQARGIQANVQTIKAEHPQYTTEVVDHLPERQSSSLTTENIQITEATEAEISENDTSLQEPGRHDPLIEESPIKDQSFQVADSSVESHHTTAIENGADKQPKVLETDEVRDDAKPSTSATE, via the coding sequence ATGACGGAATCTAAAACCAAAAAATCAATCGAAAATGATGACTTAGATTTCAGTCACTGGCAATTGCCTGATGTGACCGAAGAGCAAACGGATTCACCTTCGAATTTATTTGGTCATCTTGGTAGTCAAAATTCGCCCGCTCAAACTGATGAAAAACCACTATTACCGCCAACTATGGCTGAGATTGAGCAAATACGAGTCGAAGCTGAACAAGAGGGCTTCGAGCAAGGTAAAATTGAAGGTCATAACCAAGGCCTTGAGCAAGGTAAACTTGAAGGGCTGGAACAGGGGCATGCTGAGGGTTTTGCTCAAGGTGAGCAACAAGGCTACGAAGTTGGCCAAGTTAAAGCGAATGAAGTACTTGAACGGTTAACTCAACTCGTTCAACAGTTTGAGCAACCCCTGATGCTACTTGATGCTGAAATTGAAGCAGAAGTTCTAAATTTGGCTATTAATCTTGCAAAATCAATTGTCGGTCACGAACTTAAAACTCATCCCGAACATATCTTATCAGTGCTTCGTCAAGGTGTTGACTCTCTCCCTATAAAAGATCAGCAGGTTAAGCTTAGATTACATCCTGATGATGCGACTTTAGTGACTGAATTATACAGTGATGCACAATTACAGAAAAATCATTGGGATATTGAAGCTGACCCATCCCTTAATCCGGGTGATTGCATTATTAACAGTTTGCGTTCAAGTGTCGATCTCCGTGTTGAAGAAAGAATGCGTCAGGTACTCCATGAGCTTCAGGAACAAGCCAGGGGGATTCAGGCTAATGTGCAAACGATAAAAGCTGAACACCCTCAATATACGACTGAGGTCGTGGATCATTTACCCGAAAGGCAATCTTCAAGCTTAACGACGGAAAATATTCAAATTACTGAAGCTACTGAAGCAGAAATCAGTGAAAATGATACAAGTTTGCAAGAACCAGGTCGTCATGATCCATTAATAGAAGAATCACCTATAAAAGATCAAAGTTTCCAGGTTGCAGATTCTTCAGTTGAATCTCATCACACCACAGCAATTGAAAATGGCGCAGACAAGCAACCCAAAGTGTTAGAAACTGATGAGGTACGAGACGATGCAAAACCGTCAACATCAGCTACTGAATAA
- a CDS encoding sigma-54-dependent transcriptional regulator, producing the protein MVEAKLLLVEDDESLREALLDTLLLASYECVDVASAEDAIIALKSAEFDMVISDVQMEGIGGIGLLNYLQQQNNKVPVLLMTAYATIDSAVSAIKLGAVDYLAKPFAPEVLLNQVSRYLPLKQNLDQPVVADDKSLALLSIAQRVASSDASVMIMGPSGSGKEVLARYVHQNSTRSEQPFIAINCAAIPENMLEATLFGYEKGAFTGAYQACPGKFEQAQGGTILLDEISEMELGLQAKLLRVLQEREVERLGGRKTISLDVRVLATSNRDLKEMVAAGGFREDLYYRINVFPLTWPALNQRPADILPLARHLLVKHAKNANISPTPALDEVACRRLLTYRWPGNVRELDNVIQRALILHSGDGISTNDIILDSSEVDLQQPEPKQSKTAAENDGLGGELKAQEHVIILETLNQCNGSRKDVAEKLGISARTLRYKMAKMRDMGIQVPA; encoded by the coding sequence ATGGTTGAAGCAAAACTCTTACTCGTTGAAGACGATGAATCTTTACGTGAGGCCTTGCTTGATACACTGCTTTTAGCAAGCTATGAATGTGTCGATGTTGCTTCTGCTGAAGATGCCATTATTGCGTTAAAATCAGCTGAATTTGATATGGTGATCAGTGACGTGCAAATGGAAGGCATTGGTGGGATCGGATTGCTTAATTACTTACAGCAACAAAATAATAAAGTTCCCGTATTGCTAATGACAGCCTACGCCACAATTGACAGTGCTGTCAGTGCGATAAAATTAGGTGCTGTAGATTATCTAGCAAAACCTTTTGCGCCAGAAGTCCTACTAAATCAAGTGTCACGCTATCTACCATTGAAACAAAATCTAGATCAACCAGTGGTTGCTGACGATAAAAGTTTGGCATTACTGTCTATAGCACAACGAGTGGCAAGTTCTGATGCATCAGTTATGATTATGGGGCCAAGTGGTTCAGGTAAAGAAGTACTCGCACGTTATGTACATCAAAATAGTACCCGTTCAGAACAACCTTTTATAGCTATTAATTGTGCTGCAATTCCTGAAAATATGCTTGAAGCCACGTTATTCGGTTATGAAAAAGGCGCGTTTACTGGCGCATATCAAGCTTGTCCAGGTAAGTTTGAGCAAGCCCAAGGCGGCACCATTTTATTAGATGAAATTTCAGAGATGGAATTAGGCTTACAAGCTAAATTGTTAAGGGTGCTGCAAGAGCGCGAAGTTGAACGTTTAGGTGGTCGCAAAACCATCTCATTAGATGTGCGAGTCTTGGCAACATCAAATCGTGATTTAAAAGAAATGGTCGCTGCTGGAGGTTTTAGGGAAGATTTATATTATCGAATTAATGTTTTTCCACTAACTTGGCCAGCATTAAATCAACGTCCTGCTGATATTTTACCCTTGGCGCGTCACTTGTTGGTTAAACATGCTAAAAACGCCAATATCTCTCCAACTCCAGCTTTAGATGAAGTCGCATGCAGGCGTTTATTGACTTATCGCTGGCCGGGTAATGTGCGTGAGCTTGATAATGTTATTCAACGAGCGCTTATCCTTCACTCAGGGGATGGCATTTCAACCAATGATATTATCCTAGATTCCAGTGAAGTTGATTTACAACAACCTGAACCGAAGCAGTCGAAAACTGCTGCTGAAAATGACGGTTTAGGTGGAGAGTTAAAAGCGCAAGAGCATGTCATTATTTTAGAGACGTTAAACCAATGTAATGGTAGCCGTAAAGACGTGGCTGAAAAACTAGGTATTAGCGCAAGAACCTTACGTTATAAAATGGCAAAAATGCGCGATATGGGCATTCAGGTGCCCGCATAG
- the fliG gene encoding flagellar motor switch protein FliG encodes MANDDVAVAEATKGFNPDDLTGTEKTAILLLSLSEADAASILKHLEPKQVQKVGMSMAAMEDFGQEKVIGVHKLFLEEIQKFSSIGFNSEEFVRKALTAALGEDKAGNLIEQIIMGSGAKGLDSLKWMDARQVATIIQNEHPQIQTIVLSYLEPDQAAEIFSQFPENTRLDLMMRIANLEEVQPAALQELNDIMEKQFAGQGGAQAAKMGGLKAAANIMNFLDTGVESQIMETMRESDEEMAQQIQDLMFVFENLLDVDDRGVQVLLREVQQDVLMKALKGADDQLSDKIIGNMSKRAGELLRDDLEAMGPIRISEVEMAQKEILAIARRLSDSGEIMLGGGGGEEFL; translated from the coding sequence ATGGCAAATGATGACGTTGCAGTAGCAGAGGCTACTAAAGGGTTTAACCCTGATGATTTAACCGGTACTGAAAAAACGGCTATTTTACTGTTAAGTCTAAGTGAAGCTGACGCCGCTTCAATTTTAAAACACTTAGAGCCTAAACAGGTTCAGAAAGTGGGTATGTCGATGGCGGCCATGGAGGACTTTGGTCAAGAGAAAGTCATCGGGGTACATAAGTTATTTCTTGAGGAAATTCAAAAGTTCTCATCTATTGGCTTTAATAGTGAAGAATTTGTCAGAAAAGCCTTAACTGCAGCACTTGGCGAAGACAAAGCTGGCAATTTAATTGAACAAATTATTATGGGCAGCGGTGCTAAGGGCCTAGACTCATTGAAGTGGATGGATGCGCGCCAAGTTGCCACCATTATTCAAAACGAACACCCTCAAATTCAGACCATTGTTTTATCTTATTTAGAGCCTGATCAAGCCGCTGAAATATTCAGCCAGTTTCCGGAAAATACTCGTTTAGATCTGATGATGCGTATTGCTAACTTAGAAGAAGTTCAGCCTGCCGCACTGCAAGAGCTAAATGATATTATGGAGAAACAGTTTGCTGGCCAAGGCGGCGCGCAAGCGGCGAAAATGGGTGGCCTTAAAGCTGCTGCTAATATTATGAATTTCCTTGATACAGGTGTTGAAAGCCAAATAATGGAAACTATGCGTGAGTCTGATGAAGAAATGGCGCAACAAATTCAAGATCTTATGTTTGTGTTTGAAAACTTGCTAGATGTTGATGATCGCGGTGTTCAAGTCTTACTACGCGAAGTGCAGCAAGATGTACTGATGAAAGCATTAAAAGGAGCTGATGACCAATTATCAGATAAAATTATCGGTAATATGTCTAAGCGCGCTGGCGAACTATTACGAGACGATCTCGAAGCAATGGGTCCAATCAGGATCAGTGAAGTTGAAATGGCGCAGAAAGAAATTCTCGCAATTGCTCGTCGCTTAAGTGATAGTGGTGAAATTATGCTTGGCGGTGGTGGTGGTGAAGAATTCTTGTAA